A stretch of DNA from Granulicella pectinivorans:
CATCGAACGAGCATGACTCGAACGGCATTGATCGCAGGCGTGACTGGCATCGTTGGCAACAATCTGGCAGATCGTTTGCTGGGGCATGGGTGGCAGGTGGATGGGCTGGCCCGGAAGGCTGTGGGGATTCCGAAGGGTACGCGCTTTGTGGCGGCTGACCTGACCGATCCGGCTTCGCTGGTCCGGGAGCTGGCTGGTTCGAAACCCACTCACGTGTTTTTTACGTCGTGGTTGCGGCAGGCTACGGAGGCGGAGAATATCCGGGTGAACTCGGCGATGGTGCGGAACCTGCTGACGGCGCTCGAGCCGGCCGGCTCCGTCGAGCATGTGGCTCTGGTGACCGGATTGAAGCACTACCTCGGGCCGTTTGAGAGCTACGGGAAGGGTGTGCTGCCGGCCACTCCGTTTCGCGAGGATCAGGAGCGGCTGCCGGTCGAGAACTTCTACTACGCGCAGGAGGATGAGGTGTTTGCTGCGGCGGAGCGGCAGGGGTTCGGTTGGAGCGTGCATCGTCCGCACACGATCATTGGGTATGCGGTGGGGAATGCGATGAACATGGGCGTGACGCTGGCGGTGTATGCGACGATCTGCCGGGAGACGGGGATGCCGTTTGTGTTTCCGGGCTCGGCGACGCAGTGGGAGAGCCTGACCGATATGACGGATGCGGGGCTGCTGGCGCGGCACCTGGAGTGGGCCTCGACGACGCCCACGGCGCGGGACCAGGCGTTCAACATCGTGAATGGCGACGTGTTCCGGTGGAAGTGGATGTGGGCGCGGATCGCCGGGTACTTTGGGCTGGAGCCGGCTGCGTTTGCGGGCGAGGGGATTCCGTTGGAGACGCAGTTGGCGAGCGCGGCGCCGGTTTGGCAGGGGATTGCGGAGAGGCATGGGCTGGCGGAGCCGGATATGACGCGGCTGGTTTCGGCGTGGCATACGGATGCGGATCTGGGGCGGCCGATCGAGGTGGTGACGGATATGGGGAAGAGCCGGCGGATGGGTTTTCTGGACTACGAGTCGACCGACGAGAGTTTCTTCCGTCTGTTTGGGCGGTTGCGGGCGGCTCGCTTGATTCCCTAGAGTCGTCCTGGGCGTTTGGCTTTGAGGTTGATCTGGGTTCAGCGCGGGCGATCCGCGTGTCAGCGAGCCTTTGGCCCACGCTCGTTCGATCATCCGCCTTCTTCTCCTTCGGAATCCCTTTTCACCCCAAACAAATTCCCGCACCGATTTTGATCCTGCGTACCGACCCGACTCGCTTGCATCCACCCGCAATGCAGGGCATCCAAGTAAGCTGGTAGACGACCATGATCCTCCTGACCCGCAAAGCCGAATTCTCCTCCGCGCACTTCTACTGGGTTGACGCCTGGACCCCCGAGGAAAATGAACGCGTCTTCGGCAAGTGCGCCAACCGCAACGGCCACGGGCACAACTACACTCTCGAAGTGACCGTGGGCGGCGAAGTCGACCCCGTCACCGGCTTTGTCGTCGATCTGAAGCTCCTGAAAGACATTCTCGAGAAGGAAGTCGTGAGCGTTTACGACCATCGTCACCTCAACTACGAGGTTCCCGAGTTCGCCTCGACCGTTCCGACGACGGAAAACATCGCGATCGCGATCTGGCGCCGCCTCGACGGCAAGATCCCGCATTCCACCCTTCATCGCGTCCGTGTTTACGAGATGCCCGATCTCTTCGCCGACTTCTACGGAGAGTCCAAGTGAAGGCTCATCTGAATCGCCGCTATCACTTGTCCGCGAGCCATCGCCTCCACGCCCCGGAGTACGACGAGGCCACGAACCGTGCGATCTTCG
This window harbors:
- a CDS encoding SDR family oxidoreductase; the encoded protein is MTRTALIAGVTGIVGNNLADRLLGHGWQVDGLARKAVGIPKGTRFVAADLTDPASLVRELAGSKPTHVFFTSWLRQATEAENIRVNSAMVRNLLTALEPAGSVEHVALVTGLKHYLGPFESYGKGVLPATPFREDQERLPVENFYYAQEDEVFAAAERQGFGWSVHRPHTIIGYAVGNAMNMGVTLAVYATICRETGMPFVFPGSATQWESLTDMTDAGLLARHLEWASTTPTARDQAFNIVNGDVFRWKWMWARIAGYFGLEPAAFAGEGIPLETQLASAAPVWQGIAERHGLAEPDMTRLVSAWHTDADLGRPIEVVTDMGKSRRMGFLDYESTDESFFRLFGRLRAARLIP
- a CDS encoding 6-pyruvoyl trahydropterin synthase family protein encodes the protein MILLTRKAEFSSAHFYWVDAWTPEENERVFGKCANRNGHGHNYTLEVTVGGEVDPVTGFVVDLKLLKDILEKEVVSVYDHRHLNYEVPEFASTVPTTENIAIAIWRRLDGKIPHSTLHRVRVYEMPDLFADFYGESK